Genomic window (Allostreptomyces psammosilenae):
AGATGGTCGGCGGCGACGCCCTCGGCCCGGAAGCGGGCCCGCGCCACCTCGGTCAGCAGCGGGCTCTCCTGCCCGGCGCCGTACAGCACCGGCCGTTCCGCGTACCGGCGGGCGGCGGCGGCCAGCGCCTGGGTGTGGGAGGGCAGCAACGCCGGGTCCGGGTTCCCGCCGGACAGGTCGCGGGCCCCCTCCGGCACCGCGACCCGCATCTGGTCCCGCGCCGTGGTCCGCGGCCGCGCCCGCACCCGGGTGCCGCGCCGGCCCTCGGTCTCCACCACCCCGCGGTCCCGCAGCAGCCGGTAGGCCGCCGCCACGGTGTTCGGGTTGACGCCCAGCTCCCGCGCCACCTCGCGCAGCGGCGGCAGCGACTGCCCGGGATCCAGTTCCCCGTCCGCCACGGCGCGCTCGACGTCGGCGGCGATCTCCGCCGCCCGGTTGCCGCGGAAACGGTAGCTCGCTGACACGGGCCCAGTATGCACTAGTTCAACGCCGGCCGGGCTCCGCCGGAGCCTCCGCCGGAAGCCGGCGGCCTTGACCCGCCCCGGCACCGGCGCGACATGATCGTGCCATGGGATGGCTGGAGCAGCTCGAACAGCAGGCGGCCGCGCGGTTGCCCGACTACGTCCACGACTACTTCCGCTGCGGCGCGGGCACCGAGACCACGCTGCGCGAGGACCTCGCCGCCTGGGCACGGCCGCGGCTGCGCCCGCGCGTGCTCCGCGACGTCTCCCGGATCAGCACCGCGACCACCGTCCTCGGCACCCCCGTCGACACCCCCGTTCTGGCCGCCCCCACCGCCCAGCAGGTGGCGGCCCACCCCGGCGGGGAGGCGGAGACGGCCAAGGGCGCCGCCGCCGTCGGCTCGCTGGTCGGCGTCTCCACCAACACCGGCGTGCGCTTCGCCGACATCGCCGCCGGCGGCGCCCCCTGGTGGTACCAGGTCTACGTCATGCGCGACCGCGGCCTGACCGCCGAGCTGGTCCGCCGGGCGAGCGCCGCCGGCGCCGGGGCGCTGCTGCTCACCGTGGACCTCCCGGTGGTGGGCCGGCGCGAAGGCGTGGCCGACCCCACCTCCTGGGCCGACGAGAGCCGGGCCAACCGGCGCGCCAACTTCCACGGCATCGACCTGACCGCGCTGCCCGCGGACGCCACCGCCACCGCCCCCGACATCGGTCCGGACACCATCGGCTGGCTCCGGGAGCTGTCCGGACTCCCGGTGCTGGTCAAGGGGGTGCTGCGGGGCGACGACGCGCGGCGCTGCGTGGCCGCCGGCGCCGCCGGCGTGGTGGTCTCCACCCACGGCGGCCGGCAGCTGGACCGCTCGGTTCCCGCCGCCCGGGCCCTGCCGGAGGTCGCCGCCGCCCTGGCCGAGGAGCGGGGGCCGGACGGCGCCCCCGCCGAGACCTACGTCGACAGCGGGCTGCGCCGCGGCGAGGACGTGCTGGTGGCGCTCGCCCTGGGCGCCCGCGCGGTCTTCGTCGGCCGGCCCGTGCTGTGGGGCCTGGCCACCGGCGGCTCGGGAGGCGTCGCCGACGTGCTGGGGCGGCTGACCGCCGAACTCGCCGGCGCCATGGCCCTCACCGGCGCGCCGACCTGCGCGGAGATCGGCCCCGACCTGCTGTTCGACCCCGGCACCTGAGCGGCCGGACGGCGGTGAGCGGGGCGCGCCCACCGCGCGGACCGCCCACCGCCGTCCCCGAGCGGCTCAGGGAAGACGCCAGTCCACCGGCGGCGCCCCCTGCTCGGCGAGCAGCTGGTTCGCCCGGCTGAACGGACGCGAGCCGAAGAACCCGCGATCCGCCGACATCGGGCTGGGGTGCGCGGACTCGATGCACGGCACACCGGGCATCAGCGGACGCAGGTTCCGCGCGTCCCGCCCCCACAGGATCGCCACCATCGGCTTGCCCCGGCCCGCCAGGGCCCGGATCGCCTGCTCGGTGACCTCCTCCCACCCCTTGCCCCGGTGCGCGCCCGGGCGGCGCGGCGCCGTCGTCAGGGCCCGGTTCAGCAGCAGCACGCCCTGACGCGCCCACGGGGTGAGGTCGCCGTTCGACGGCGGGGGCAACGCCAGGTCGTTGCCGTACTCCCGGAAGATGTTCACCAGGCTGGCCGGAATCGGCCGAACCTCGGGAGCCACCGAGAAACTGAGGCCAACGGCGTGACCCGGGGTCGGATACGGATCCTGCCCGACGATCAACACCCGGACGTCGTCGAACGGCTGGGTGAACGCGCGCAGCACGTCCTTCCCCGCGGGCAGATAGCCGCGCCCCGCGGCGATCTCGGCCCGCAGGAAGTTCCCCATCTCGGCCACCCGGCCGGCCACCGGCTCCAGCGCCTTGGCCCAGCCCTCTTCGACGATCTCGTGCAACGGACGCCCACTCACGGCGGCCACCCTACTGAAGGATCGTCTGCTGCCGCAGCCCGGCGGCGGACGGCCCTCCCGCACCCTCCGTGACCGCCGACGGCGCCCGTGGGAAGGGGTCGGCACGGCAGTGCGGGAAGAATCACATCCGGCCGTCCTGCTTTGCCAACGGCACCGGGGTGCGTCGTAGCGTGTGGCCCATGTCCAATTCAACCGATACGGAGGGCAGCCGATCCGAGGAGCGGTCGGCCACCCCGGTGTACGACGCGCTGGTGGCGGAGAAGGGTGTCCCCCACCTCCCGCCGATCGACGTCGAGATGACCCCCTGGTACCCCGAGCGCGCCCTCACCGAGCGCCTCCAGCAGCGCGCGGCCGCGGCCCCGCAGCCGGCCCCACAGGGCATGCGCCCGCACGGCCCCGCGGCGCCGGGACACCCCGCGCCCGGCGCCCCCGCCGGCCCGCGTAGCGCCGGGCCCACCGGCCAGCCCGGCATCCCCGGCCCCCGCCGCCCCGGGGACGACCGCCCCGGCGGACCGCGCCGCCCCCTCGGCGCCCAGCCCCAGCGGACGCCCGCCGCCGGACCCGCGCCCCGACCCGCGGGCGGCCCGGCCACCGGCGGCGCCGACCGCGGCGAACCGCGCCGCCGCCCGCTCGGCACCGGCGTCGACGGCGCGCCCAACGGCCAGCGCGCCGCCGGGCCCGACGACTCCGACCTGACCTCCACCCGGCCCTTCCAGGTGGCCTTCTAGGACGCGCGAGGCGCCCCGCCCACGCCGGCCACCCACGCCGCCCGGGGCCTCGGACGGGGGCGGCGCGGAACCGGAACCAACCGGTCCGCGCCGCCCCCGACGCCGTGCCGCCTCACAGCCGCCACGGGCGCACCCCGCCCGGCAGCGGCGCCGCCGGGTCGTAGGGGCGCCGCGTGTAGACGAAGGTGTTCACCTCCAGGTGGGTCACCGACCCGTCCCCGGCGCGCACCACCCGCAGCCGCTCCCCGGCGTGGTAGCCGTCCAGGCCGACCCACTCCGTGTCGCCCTCCCCGGCCACCGCCCCACCCACCGGGCGGAACCGGCTCTCCCGGCCGCCGGCCCCGAGCGGGCTCAGCTCCAGCACCAACCCGCCCCCGGCCGGCGCCGGATCCGGCCACGCCGCCCCGTCCCACGCCCCGGTCCGCAACCGCAGCACGTGCGGCGCCGGCCCCCAGTACCAGGGACCGGTGATCTCCAGCAGCGCCGGCGGCACCGTCCCGGACGGCAGCGGGCTCCACACGTCCGGCACCCGCGGCTGCCGCTCCCGCACGATCCGCAGCAGGTCGGTGGCGAGGAGGCGGTTCACCCCGCTCGTCGCGTCCGCCAGGAACACCACCCCGGTCCGCTCGGCGACGTCCAGCCACAACCCGGCCACGAACCCCGGCATCGAACCGGAGTGCCCGACCAGCCGTGCCCCGTCCACCCGGGCCAGCGCAAGCCCGAGCCCCCATCCGTCGCCGTCGCCGTCCACCGCGCTCACCGGCGCCCGCATCTCCGCCAGCGTGGCCGGCGCCAGCACCCCGCCGGTGTCACCGTCCAGGAAGGCGATCCAGCGGGCCAGGTCCGGCACCGTCGACCACAGCTGCCCGGCGGGCGCCATCGCCGCCGTGTCGTTGTCCGCCGGCTCCGGCAGCGTCACGTCCGCCCACGGGTGCACCGCCAGGCCGTGCGCGTGCGGCGGCCGCGCCGTCACCGTGGTGTCCCGCAGACCCAGCGGCGCGCAGATCCGCTCACGCAGCACCTCCTCCCACGGCGCCCCGCGCAACCGCTCCACCAGCCGGCCCAGCAGCGCGAAGCCCAGGTTGGAGTAGTGGAACGCCGCGTCCTGACGCGCCCGCACCGGCGGCGCGCCCGCCAACCGGGCGTCCAGCTCCGGCCACCCCGTCCCCGGGCTGCGCTCCCACCACGGACCGGGCGGCTCGGCGGTCAGCCCGGAGGTGTGCGACAGCAGCGACGCCACGGTCAGCTCGGCCACGCCCGGCGACGCGGCCTCCGGCAGGTGCCGGCCCAGCGGCTCGTCCAGCGCCAGCAGCCCCTCGTCCCGCAGCTGCATGACCAGCACCGCCACGAAGGTCTTGGTCAGCGAACCCACGCGGTACTGGGTGCGCGGACCCGGCGGCAGCCCGTCGACGTCGCCGCGCACCCCGTGCCACAGCAGGTGACCGTCCCGCACCAGGCCCGCCACCAGCGACGGCACCCGGGCGCGGGCCTGCTCCACGGCCAGACGGTGCAGCAGCGCCCGCTCCGTCTCCGGCAGCAGGGGTTCCGGGCCACGGCCCTGCGGTGGTACGGACCAGGCCGCGGCAGACGTCACGGGACCTCCTCGAAGGACGACGGCGAACGCGCCGATCGTAGCCACGGTGATCCCGCGATGGAGAGATCGGCACCGGCGTGGTTGGGTAGGGGGCGGCACCGGCGACGGACGAACCGTCACCGGGCCGATCCGAGGACACGAAGGAGTAACGAAAGATGGCGACGGTTCGCACCGCGCACACCGACTGGGAAGGCACCCTCTTCGAGGGCAAGGGCACGGTGACCCTGGACTCCTCCGGCCTGGGCAGCTACGAGGTGAGCTGGCCGGCGCGCGCCGAGGAGCCGAACGGGCGCACCAGCCCCGAGGAGCTCATCGCGGCGGCCCACTCGTCCTGCTTCTCGATGGCGCTGTCCAACGGCCTGACCAAGGCGGGCAACCCCCCGCAGACCATCAACACCAAGGCCGAGGTGACCTTCCAGCCCGGCCAGGGCATCACCGGCATCCACATCACGGTGCGCGCCACCGTGGAGGGCCTGGACAACGACGGCTTCGTGGCCGCCGCCGAGGAGGCCAAGAAGAACTGCCCGGTCAGCCAGGCGCTCGCCGGCACCACCATCACGCTGGACGCCGCGCTCGCCTGAGGCGGCCCGCGACACCGGCCCGGCCCCGCGCGGGCCTGACCGCAGCCCCCGCCCGGCCGCACCGGGCGGGGGCCTCCGCCCCGCCGCCGCGCACCCCACGCAGCGTGCGGCCGCGCACCCCGCGACCCCGCCGGGCCCCGCGACGGCCGCCCCGAACCGGCGGTGCGACCTTCCGCGCCCACCGCGGCGTGCGGCACGATGCGCTGGTGGTCTCCGCCGATCCGGCCGTCCGCCCGGCTCCGCCGGGGCCGTCCGCCCTGCGCACCCCGCGACTGCTGCTGCGCCCCTACACCCCCGAGGTGGCGCGCGCCATCGTCGCCGCCGATCCGCGCGGGCGGCGCTGGGCCGCCGGGTTCCCGCGCGACGACGACCAGGACGTCGCCGACCACTACCTGCGGCAGCCCGCAGACGCCGCCGCCCCCTGGCGCCTGCCGTACGAGCTGGTGCTGCTGGAGACCGGCGAGACGATCGGCGGGATCGGCCTGTTCGAGGTGGCCGAGGAGGACGCGGTGGAGGTCGGCTACGGCCTGGTGCCCGGGGCGGAGGGCCGCGGACTCGCCACCGAGGCGCTGGTCGCGCTGCTCACCGCCGTGCTGGCGTTACCGGCCGTCCGCCGGGTGGTGGCGATCACCGAGCACGCGAACGCGGCGTCCCAGCGGGTGCTGGAGAAGGCCGGCATGGTGCGTATCGGCGCGGACGCCGAGATGTACCACTACACGACCCCCGGGCCGGGCGTCCGCCGGTACCGGGCCGACCGCGAAAACCGCTGATCACCCGCGCGGAAGATCCATCCGAGGCGGCTTCCCGAGGGGTTCACAGCCGACGGGGCCTTCGTTACCCTCGGGCATGGGAGCGCTCTCACAGCATTATGGGAGCGCTCTCACGGGCGCGTTGTTGTCAGTACTCCGACAACGCTGGCGGCAATCGCGCCCCGCCAGTGTCCTCCGACCAACCCAGATGTGGCGGTACTCCATGGTCTCCATCGGCAAGACCACTGTTCGGCGCGTGTTAGCGGTGCTGGGGGCCTCCCTGGCACTGCTGATGACCGTCGCCACCGGCAGCGCCTCCGCGCACGGCTCCGTCAGCGACCCGCCCGCTCGCCACTACGGCTGCTACCAGCGGTGGGCCCAGAACTGGCAGGCGCCGGAGATGGCCACCCAGGACCCGATGTGCTACCAGGCGTGGCGGTCCGACCCCTCCGCGATGTGGAACTGGAACGGCCTGCTGCGCGACGGTGTCGGCGGCAACCACCAGGCCGCCGTCCCGGACGGGCAGCTGTGCAGCGGCGGCCTGACCCAGAACGGCCGCTACGCCGCCCTGGACGTGCCCGGCGCCTGGAAGACCGTGAACAAGCCCAACCGGTTCACGCTCAACCTGCTGGACCAGTCGTCGCACGGCGCCGACTACATCCGCGTCTACGTCACCAAGCAGGGCTTCGACCCGACCACCCAGCGACTGCGGTGGAGCGACCTGGAGCTGGTCAGCCAGACGGGCCGGATCCCGACCGGCACCACGACCCCCGTCACGGTGAACGCCCCCGGCCGCACCGGGCACCACATCGTCTACACGGTGTGGCAGGCCAGCCACCTCGACCAGTCGTACTACTTCTGCAGCGACGTCAACTTCACCGGCTGACGGTGACCGGGACGGGGCCGGGGGCACTGGCGCCCCCGGCCCCGTCCCCCTTCGGCGTTCCCGCGGCCCGCGCACCCACCCGCCGGACGGCTCCCCCGAACGCGGATGCGGGGAGGACCGGCCGGCTGGCAGCATGAACCCATGACCAGCCCCGACCGCGCCGCCGACCGCAGCGCCGCCCGCGACAGCATCCACGGGCTCGCGCTCGGCGACGCCTTCGGCGAACGCTGGTTCCCGCTGTTCCGCCACGGCCGCCCGCGGGTGACCGACATCCGGGCCCGCCGACTCCCCGGGGACGACCACTGGCCCTGGACCGACGACACCGCGTTGGCGCTCGGCGTCTGGCGGGTGCTCGACACCCACGGCGAGATCGACCAGACCGACCTGGCCCGCACCTTCGGCCGGCTCTTCACCGCCGACCCCGCGCGGGGGTACGGCAGCGGCATGCACGACCTGCTGCCGCGGCTGGCCGAGGAACCGTCGGCCTGGCGGGAGGCGGCACGCGGCCTGTTCGGCGGTCAGGGCAGCCTGGGCAACGGCGCCGCGATGCGGGTGGCGCCGCTCGGGGCCTGGTTCCGCGCCGACCTGGAGCGCGTCGCCGAGCAGGCGGCGCGGTCGGCGGAGGTGACCCACGCCCACCCGGACGGCGTCGCCGGCGCGGTCGCCGTGGCGCTCGCGGCGGCCCTCGCCGCCCGACGGGACCAGCCCACCCCGCGCCCCGACGCGCTGCTGCGCCAGGTGGCCGAGCGGACCCCGGGCGGCGGGGTGCGCGCCGGCCTGCTCCGCGCCGCCGCGCTGCCACCGGAGACCACCCCGCAGGGGGCGGCCCACGTACTCGGCAGCGGAGCACGGATCCGGGCCGACGACACCGTGCCGTTCGCCCTGTGGTGCGCCGCACGCCACCTCGACGACCTGGTGGAGGCGCTGTGGGCGACCGCCGAAGGGCTGGGGGACGTCGACACCACCTGCGCCATCGCCGGCGGCGTCGTCGCGGCGCGCACCGGGCTCGACGCCGTCCCGCCCGAGTGGCTGGCCCGGCGCGAACCACTGCCGGAGTGGGTGGAGGAGGGCTCGTAGGGTAGCGCCCCACGGGCGTGGGCTGGAGGCGGCGCCGGGCGCCGTCAGCGGCGCGCGCCGAACCGTGGACGACGGCCGAACGGCACCGCGCGGTTGAGCCGGCGTCGGCGCCGGGCACAGCCGCAGGAACGTTTCGGACGGATGCCGAGCCTGGCGGTGAGCAGCGCGAGGAGATCACCCGCGCCGGTGACGGGACGACGACCTCGCCGACGACCACCCGGTGTCACGACCGGCTCCGCCGGAACGTCGGCCGGAACGGCCCGCCGCCCGCGCAGTCGCATTTCTTGCCCGCGTTCTTCGGATCGTTCGTGCACTTCTCCACGCAGAACCGCGCTCCCCAGAACCCCCTGTCCCGGAGGTACTTCTTCCCGTCACAGATCACGTAGTAGTCGTCCTCGCCGCTGCTCCGGTTGGTCAGTCCGGCGAGGGCCGCGGCCATCGAGAGGGCCGCGGTGACCGCCCTGGTCTTGTTCATGAGCGTCGGCTATTCCGGCTCGTAGTAGCAGTAGGTCTTCTCGCCACAGGTCACGCAGTCCTCGCGGCCGGCGCTCCTGACACTCCGGACGGCGAGCCCGCCGGCGGCCAACGCCGCCAGACAGAGCGCCACGGTGACCGCCCTGTCGTTGATCACTTCTGCTCCTGCTTGCAGTTCGTGTAGGCCTTGAAGCAGTCCTCGTAGCCGACGTCCTGGCAGTAGTCCTTCTTCGCCCATCTCACGCACTCCCGGTTGCCGGAGCTGCGCCTGACCAGCCCGGTGAGTGCGGCGACGGCGAGGGATACCGAGGCTGCTTTGGCGATGCTCGGGGCCATGGCTTCGTCCCGTCGTTGCTGCGCGGTCGGAAGGCGACACGGCGGACGGCCCGGCGCCGCCCGTCCCCCGTGGCCGGCTGGTCGCCTCCGTCCATCGAATCACGCGCCGGGGGAGCGCGCAGTCCGGCATGGGCGCGTTGGGCCGTCGCGGGGTGGGGACGTAGCGTGCGGTCTCGTGCCTGACGATCCACACACCCCGCACCAGCCGAATCGGCCGCACCAGCCGAACCACCGGACCCGGCCGACCCGGCCCACCCGCCCCCGAGGGCTGCCGTCCCGTTCCGCGCCCGGTGGCCGGGGTGGTGCGGTGGCCCTGGTGTTGGCCGGGGCGCTCTCCCTGCAGTTCGGGGCGGCCCTGGCGGCCTCGCTGTTCCCGATGGCCGGCCCGCTCGGCGTGGTGACGCTGCGCCTCGGCGTCGCGGCCGTGGTGCTGCTCGCCGTGGCCCGCCCCGCCGTGCGGGGGTACGGCCGGCGGGACTGGGCGGTGGTGATCTCCTTCGGCCTGGCGCTGGCCGCGATGAACGCGTCCTTCTACCAGGCCATCGACCGCGTGCCGCTGGGCGTCGCGGTGACCCTGGAGTTCCTGGGGCCGCTGGGGCTGGCCGTGGTGGGCTCCCGCCGGCTGGTCGACCTGGTGTGGGTCGCGCTGGCCGGAACGGGGGTGCTGCTGCTGGGCGAGGCCGGCACCGCCGGCGACGCCGGCTCCCTCGATCCGCTGGGCGTGGGCTTCGCCCTGCTCGCCGGCGCCTGCTGGGCGGCCTACATCCTGTTGGCGGCCCGCGCCGGGGCGCGGTTCCCCCGGGCGGACGGCCTGGCCCTGGCGATGGCGATCGGCGCCGTGGCCGTGCTGCCGTTCGGGGTCGTGGACGCCGGGGCGGCGTTGCTGGACACCCGGGTGCTGCTGCTGGGCGCCGGCGTGGCCCTGCTGTCCTCGGTGCTGCCCTACACCCTGGAGCTGATGGCGCTGCGCCGGCTCTCCCCGGGCACGTTCGGCGTGCTGATGAGCCTGGAGCCGGCCGTGGCGGCGCTGGCCGGATGGCTGGTGCTCGACCAGGCCCTCGGCGCCTGGCAGTCGTTGGCCATCGCCCTGGTGGTGGTCGCCGGCGCGGGCGCCGTCCGCTCCGGGCGGCCCGCCGACGCCGGCCCGCGCTCGCGGCCGGCCGCGGAGGAGGGGGCGGATGGCTGAGCCCGGCGCCCGTGGGGGGCGTTCCCGGTGGTGCGCGGATCCGCGGCTCCCGCAAGCCTCAGAGGTATACGGAAACCTCATACACCTCAGCAATATCTCTGAACCTCATGTGCGCCAGAGGTATGTAAGAACTCACGCACCTCAGAGGGATGTCAAAGCCTCATGTTTTTCAGAGCTACGCGTAAACCTCACATGCTGTACAGATATGCACAGCCCTCACACGCCCCAGAGGCCCCGAGTTATCCACAGCCGCACGATTCACCACTGCGGTCGGTCTTCTCCCCGTGGGATCCTGAGAAAGGGGACCTCAAATCCCCCCTATGGGGGGTTCGGGGGGAGGGTGGGGGCGGCGGGTGTGCGGTGCCTCGGGTGTGTGGTGCTGCGGGCAGCGAGGACAGGGGCGGGGAGGACAAGGGGAGGACAGGGGCGGGGAGGAACAGGCCGCGGTGAGTCCGCGGGTGGTTGGTGCCTTGCTCGTTGAGCCGGAGGGAGATCCCCGGGGCGCGCCGCGGGTTGGGCGGCCGGAAGGGCGACGGCGGTCCGGTCGGTTGACGGGCCGGGCCGGCCGATCGGCTGGTGGCACCCGGATCCGGCACGCGGGCCGGACGGGTTGTGGGGGTCAGCGGCGCGTCGCCGGTGGCCGCTCGGTGGGATGCGTCTACGGTCGTCTTCCACGCCGGGCCGGTGGGGCCGGGCCGTCCGCCCGGCGGATCGACGGGTGAGCGAGGCGGCGGCTCACCCGTGCGGCGCGTCCGTGCGGTCACCCGGGCAGCGGGCCCGTGCGGCGGGGCCGTGCTGTGGGGCCGTGCTGTGGGGTCCGAGCGGTCACCCGGGCGGCAGGTCCGGGGCGGCTCGCCCCAGCGGCGGGGTCCGGGCGGTGGAACAGCGTGGAACGGCGTGGCGGCCGAGGAGGGGCGTGGAATGGACGAGCGGCGCGAGGGCGGCGTGGGAGAGCCGGCGTGAGCCGGGTGGTCGCGCAGCCGGCCCGGCTGGTGGTGCTGGAGCCGGACTGGTGGGCCTGGAACCAGGCCCACCTCGGTCACCTGGCCGCCGTGGCCCTGCGGATCGCCGCCGCGAAGGTCGCGGCCACGACGGGCGCCGGGCATGTGCCGCGCAGCCTGTCACTGTGCGTGCCCGCCCATCCCGAGCCCGGCGCGATGGAGGTCACCGCCACCGCCGGGCGGGCCGAGGACGACTCCCGCACGGTCACCCTGCGCGGGCTCCAGGGCGGGCAGCCGGTGCTGCTGGCCACGGCGGTCCTGGGCGCCAAGTACTCCGGCCCGCGGCTCCTCGGCCCCACCGCCCCGCGGGTGGTGGAGCCGGCCCGCTGCCCCGAGGCGGTGCTGTCCACCGAGGGCGTGCCGATGGCGGCGCTGGTGGAGTTCCGCCCCGCCGAGGCGCCCCCCGGCACCGTCCCCGACGGCGCGGCG
Coding sequences:
- a CDS encoding lytic polysaccharide monooxygenase auxiliary activity family 9 protein — translated: MVSIGKTTVRRVLAVLGASLALLMTVATGSASAHGSVSDPPARHYGCYQRWAQNWQAPEMATQDPMCYQAWRSDPSAMWNWNGLLRDGVGGNHQAAVPDGQLCSGGLTQNGRYAALDVPGAWKTVNKPNRFTLNLLDQSSHGADYIRVYVTKQGFDPTTQRLRWSDLELVSQTGRIPTGTTTPVTVNAPGRTGHHIVYTVWQASHLDQSYYFCSDVNFTG
- a CDS encoding serine hydrolase domain-containing protein yields the protein MTSAAAWSVPPQGRGPEPLLPETERALLHRLAVEQARARVPSLVAGLVRDGHLLWHGVRGDVDGLPPGPRTQYRVGSLTKTFVAVLVMQLRDEGLLALDEPLGRHLPEAASPGVAELTVASLLSHTSGLTAEPPGPWWERSPGTGWPELDARLAGAPPVRARQDAAFHYSNLGFALLGRLVERLRGAPWEEVLRERICAPLGLRDTTVTARPPHAHGLAVHPWADVTLPEPADNDTAAMAPAGQLWSTVPDLARWIAFLDGDTGGVLAPATLAEMRAPVSAVDGDGDGWGLGLALARVDGARLVGHSGSMPGFVAGLWLDVAERTGVVFLADATSGVNRLLATDLLRIVRERQPRVPDVWSPLPSGTVPPALLEITGPWYWGPAPHVLRLRTGAWDGAAWPDPAPAGGGLVLELSPLGAGGRESRFRPVGGAVAGEGDTEWVGLDGYHAGERLRVVRAGDGSVTHLEVNTFVYTRRPYDPAAPLPGGVRPWRL
- a CDS encoding alpha-hydroxy acid oxidase translates to MGWLEQLEQQAAARLPDYVHDYFRCGAGTETTLREDLAAWARPRLRPRVLRDVSRISTATTVLGTPVDTPVLAAPTAQQVAAHPGGEAETAKGAAAVGSLVGVSTNTGVRFADIAAGGAPWWYQVYVMRDRGLTAELVRRASAAGAGALLLTVDLPVVGRREGVADPTSWADESRANRRANFHGIDLTALPADATATAPDIGPDTIGWLRELSGLPVLVKGVLRGDDARRCVAAGAAGVVVSTHGGRQLDRSVPAARALPEVAAALAEERGPDGAPAETYVDSGLRRGEDVLVALALGARAVFVGRPVLWGLATGGSGGVADVLGRLTAELAGAMALTGAPTCAEIGPDLLFDPGT
- a CDS encoding acyl-CoA thioesterase domain-containing protein, which translates into the protein MSRVVAQPARLVVLEPDWWAWNQAHLGHLAAVALRIAAAKVAATTGAGHVPRSLSLCVPAHPEPGAMEVTATAGRAEDDSRTVTLRGLQGGQPVLLATAVLGAKYSGPRLLGPTAPRVVEPARCPEAVLSTEGVPMAALVEFRPAEAPPGTVPDGAALGRSGGTGGPAGSGGPGASGRHGWLQAWVRFRDGRPLDPPAAAVLADALPPALYRSVDVPRSVDSRELTLHYTDAWPAGGRQLAAGWALARLRTVHAGGGWALEEGQLWSEHGRLLALTRHTRRLAATPVRATG
- a CDS encoding uracil-DNA glycosylase; this translates as MSGRPLHEIVEEGWAKALEPVAGRVAEMGNFLRAEIAAGRGYLPAGKDVLRAFTQPFDDVRVLIVGQDPYPTPGHAVGLSFSVAPEVRPIPASLVNIFREYGNDLALPPPSNGDLTPWARQGVLLLNRALTTAPRRPGAHRGKGWEEVTEQAIRALAGRGKPMVAILWGRDARNLRPLMPGVPCIESAHPSPMSADRGFFGSRPFSRANQLLAEQGAPPVDWRLP
- a CDS encoding OsmC family protein yields the protein MATVRTAHTDWEGTLFEGKGTVTLDSSGLGSYEVSWPARAEEPNGRTSPEELIAAAHSSCFSMALSNGLTKAGNPPQTINTKAEVTFQPGQGITGIHITVRATVEGLDNDGFVAAAEEAKKNCPVSQALAGTTITLDAALA
- a CDS encoding GNAT family N-acetyltransferase, with translation MVSADPAVRPAPPGPSALRTPRLLLRPYTPEVARAIVAADPRGRRWAAGFPRDDDQDVADHYLRQPADAAAPWRLPYELVLLETGETIGGIGLFEVAEEDAVEVGYGLVPGAEGRGLATEALVALLTAVLALPAVRRVVAITEHANAASQRVLEKAGMVRIGADAEMYHYTTPGPGVRRYRADRENR
- a CDS encoding EamA family transporter yields the protein MPSRSAPGGRGGAVALVLAGALSLQFGAALAASLFPMAGPLGVVTLRLGVAAVVLLAVARPAVRGYGRRDWAVVISFGLALAAMNASFYQAIDRVPLGVAVTLEFLGPLGLAVVGSRRLVDLVWVALAGTGVLLLGEAGTAGDAGSLDPLGVGFALLAGACWAAYILLAARAGARFPRADGLALAMAIGAVAVLPFGVVDAGAALLDTRVLLLGAGVALLSSVLPYTLELMALRRLSPGTFGVLMSLEPAVAALAGWLVLDQALGAWQSLAIALVVVAGAGAVRSGRPADAGPRSRPAAEEGADG
- a CDS encoding ADP-ribosylglycohydrolase family protein, whose protein sequence is MTSPDRAADRSAARDSIHGLALGDAFGERWFPLFRHGRPRVTDIRARRLPGDDHWPWTDDTALALGVWRVLDTHGEIDQTDLARTFGRLFTADPARGYGSGMHDLLPRLAEEPSAWREAARGLFGGQGSLGNGAAMRVAPLGAWFRADLERVAEQAARSAEVTHAHPDGVAGAVAVALAAALAARRDQPTPRPDALLRQVAERTPGGGVRAGLLRAAALPPETTPQGAAHVLGSGARIRADDTVPFALWCAARHLDDLVEALWATAEGLGDVDTTCAIAGGVVAARTGLDAVPPEWLARREPLPEWVEEGS